In Streptomyces dangxiongensis, one DNA window encodes the following:
- a CDS encoding (Fe-S)-binding protein gives MRVALFLTCVNDTLYPDTGRAVVRLLSRLGVEVDFPSGQTCCGQAHYNTGYRHQAEPLARHFAEVFGGYEAIVTPSGSCGAMVRELYPRLGERASAEGRGDTLARTLSPVVPRTYELTEFLVDVLGVTDVGAYYPHKVTYHPTCHGLRGLGLGDRPRRLLAAVRGLELAELPGAEECCGFGGTFALKNAEVSAAMGADKVRNAESTGAEVLCAADNSCLMHIGGMMSRLRTELRPVHIAEILASTEEEPAA, from the coding sequence ATGCGTGTGGCCCTGTTCCTGACCTGTGTCAACGACACGCTGTATCCGGACACCGGCCGGGCCGTGGTGAGGCTGCTGTCCAGGCTCGGTGTCGAGGTCGACTTCCCGAGCGGCCAGACGTGCTGCGGACAGGCGCACTACAACACCGGCTACCGGCACCAGGCCGAGCCGCTGGCCCGGCACTTCGCCGAGGTGTTCGGCGGGTACGAGGCGATCGTGACCCCGTCCGGGTCCTGCGGGGCGATGGTGCGGGAGCTGTATCCGCGGCTGGGCGAGCGGGCGTCGGCCGAGGGGCGCGGGGACACGCTGGCGCGGACGCTGTCGCCGGTGGTGCCGCGGACGTACGAGCTGACCGAGTTCCTGGTGGACGTGCTCGGGGTGACGGACGTCGGGGCGTACTACCCGCACAAGGTCACCTACCACCCCACCTGCCACGGCCTGCGCGGCCTCGGGCTCGGCGACCGGCCCAGGCGGCTGCTCGCGGCCGTGCGGGGGCTGGAGCTGGCCGAGCTGCCCGGTGCCGAGGAGTGCTGCGGCTTCGGCGGCACGTTCGCGCTGAAGAACGCCGAGGTGTCGGCGGCGATGGGCGCGGACAAGGTACGCAACGCCGAGTCGACGGGCGCGGAGGTGCTGTGCGCGGCCGACAACTCCTGCCTGATGCACATCGGCGGCATGATGAGCCGGCTGCGCACGGAGCTGCGGCCGGTGCACATCGCGGAGATCCTGGCGAGCACGGAGGAGGAACCGGCGGCATGA